In Cicer arietinum cultivar CDC Frontier isolate Library 1 chromosome 1, Cicar.CDCFrontier_v2.0, whole genome shotgun sequence, one DNA window encodes the following:
- the LOC101492588 gene encoding MLO-like protein 6, which produces MAGGRSLTETPTWAVAVVCFVILSISIIIEHIFHIIGKWLKNKHKSALYESLEKIKSELMLLGFISLLLTIGEGLISKICISEKVAATWHPCTNNAERNSDDHQPIEHETGGRRLLAALLASQNKNSRRILAAGGIDKCAAQGKVAFVSSEGIHQLHIFIFVLAVFHVLYCILTLALGRAKMRRWKRWEEETKTLEYQFSHDPERFRFASETSFGRRHLSFWTKNPVLIWIVCFFRQFVRSVPEVDYLTLRHGFMMAHLAPQSHQKFDFRHYIKRCLEEDFKVVVEISPPIWFITVLFLLFHTHGWHSYLWLPFVPLIIVLLVGTKLQVIITQMGLRIQKQGMVVKGEPVVQPGDDLFWFSKPRLILHLINFVLFQNAFQLAFFSWTALQFGLTSCFNSRTEDVVIRISMGVFVQILCSYVTLPLYALVTQMGSTMKPAIFNERVATALRNWHNTAKKHIKQNRGSGFQSPMSTRSITPAHSMSPAHILRPYHSETDTHPTTSPTRLNFETYNPYEAYSPSPSNKVEARATSSSSIYFHEMEMGHLAHDHEQETNKPNCVSVGSGLTQLEIDVQHSDEFSFSKMATNNLK; this is translated from the exons ATGGCAGGAGGAAGAAGCTTAACTGAAACGCCTACTTGGGCTGTTGCCGTTGTTTGCTTTGTTATACTCTCTATTTCTATCATCATTGAACACATTTTCCACATCATAGGAAAG TGGTTGAAGAACAAGCACAAAAGTGCCTTGTATGAGTCACttgaaaaaatcaaatcag AGCTTATGTTATTGGGGTTCATATCATTGCTCCTAACTATAGGAGAAGGTTTAATATCAAAAATATGTATATCAGAAAAGGTTGCAGCCACGTGGCACCCTTGTACCAATAATGCAGAGAGGAATTCGGATGATCACCAACCGATAGAACATGAAACCGGTGGCCGGAGATTACTAGCGGCGTTGCTTGCTTCTCAAAACAAAAACTCCCGCCGTATATTGGCTGCCGGAGGAATCGACAAATGTGCCGCTCAG GGAAAAGTAGCATTTGTGTCATCAGAGGGAATTCATCAACtccatatatttatatttgtgcTGGCTGTTTTTCATGTTCTTTACTGCATACTTACTCTGGCTCTAGGCAGAGCAAAG ATGAGAAGGTGGAAACGATGGGAAGAGGAAACCAAGACACTTGAGTACCAATTTTCACATG ATCCTGAAAGATTCAGATTTGCTAGTGAGACTTCATTTGGAAGAAGACACTTGAGTTTCTGGACAAAAAATCCTGTCCTCATTTGGATT GTTTGTTTCTTTAGGCAATTTGTAAGGTCAGTTCCTGAAGTGGATTACTTGACCTTGAGGCATGGATTTATGATG GCACATTTGGCGCCCCAAAGTCACCAAAAATTCGACTTTAGACATTATATCAAAAGATGTTTGGAAGAAGACTTCAAAGTTGTGGTAGAAATCAG tCCTCCAATCTGGTTCATCACAGTGTTGTTCCTCTTGTTCCACACTCATG GCTGGCACTCTTATCTGTGGCTACCATTTGTACCTTTGATT ATTGTCCTATTAGTTGGGACAAAGTTGCAAGTGATAATAACTCAAATGGGGCTTAGAATTCAAAAACAAGGAATGGTGGTAAAGGGAGAGCCAGTGGTGCAACCTGGGGATGACCTATTCTGGTTTAGCAAACCTCGACTTATTCTCCACCTTATTAATTTTGTGCTCTTTCAG AATGCCTTCCAGCTTGCTTTCTTTTCATGGACTGCG CTTCAATTTGGGTTGACGTCCTGTTTCAATTCGCGTACAGAGGATGTAGTCATTAGAATATCCATGGG GGTCTTTGTTCAAATCCTTTGCAGCTACGTCACTCTTCCTCTCTATGCTCTTGTGACACAG ATGGGTTCAACCATGAAGCCAGCCATATTCAACGAAAGAGTAGCCACAGCTCTAAGGAATTGGCACAACACCGCAAAGAAGCACATAAAGCAGAACCGTGGATCGGGGTTTCAAAGCCCAATGTCAACAAGATCCATAACTCCGGCCCATTCTATGTCCCCGGCCCACATCCTTCGTCCTTACCACAGCGAAACGGACACACACCCCACCACATCTCCAACAAGACTCAACTTTGAGACCTATAATCCCTACGAGGCCTATTCACCCTCACCCTCCAACAAGGTTGAGGCCCGTGCTACTTCTTCTAGCtcaatttattttcatgaaATGGAAATGGGTCACTTGGCTCATGATCATGAACAAGAGACCAACAAGCCCAATTGTGTTTCTGTGGGCTCAGGCCTGACTCAACTTGAGATTGATGTCCAACACAGCGAcgaattttcattttctaaaatggCCACAAATAACTTAAAATGA
- the ARF5 gene encoding LOW QUALITY PROTEIN: auxin response factor 4 (The sequence of the model RefSeq protein was modified relative to this genomic sequence to represent the inferred CDS: deleted 2 bases in 1 codon), which translates to MEIDLNDSVTEIEKKKKKTNNVSCNEGCDKSVCVCTLSSSSSSPTCSTSSCSSSAIVSSSYVELWHACAGTLTSLPNKGNVVVYFPQGHLEQLSSFSPFSSLEMPTYDLHPQIFCRVVNVQLLANKENDEVYTQVTLLPQAELAGMFLDGKEAEGLEEHEEGNGKQPTKSASHMFCKTLTASDTSTHGGFSVPRRAAEDCFPPLDYNQQRPSQELVAKDLHGMVWKFRHIYRGQPKRHLLTTGWSIFVSQKNLVSGDAVLFLRGENGELRLGIRRAARPRNGLPESIVGNKSCYPSFLSSVANAISAKSMFHVFYSPRASNADFVVPYQKFVKSIRNPVTIGTRFKMKFEMDESPERYGGGIVTGMSDLDPYKWPKSKWRCLMVRWDEDIETKHQDRVSPWEIDPSTSLPPLNIQSSRRLKKLRTGLQADSPGHLITADDRGFMDFDESVRSPKVLQGQEKTGFMSLYYGCDTITKQKEFDINSLSHTNQFDINSLSHTNLVSTGARKITSSEFTRLRPSSYAGFTETNRFPRVLQGQEICPLSSLTGKVDLNLNAWGKTNVSYTNYNLDQTTRPNFHSLGQQILHNAYLPYGDIRKACQGSSMLCSRPTNFQLENLPFSTSSAQKIGTMRNEVGLSSLTIPNEKNLQDNISGATSLGEKMRISNDENFKEKKVNACKLFGFFLSGETTSQNLPNSAKRSCTKVHKQGSLVGRAIDLSRLSSYNDLMSELERLFGMEGLLRDPTKEWRVLYTDSENDIMVVGDDPWHEFCEMVSKIHIYTQEEVEKMTIGMMNDDNQSCLEQTPLIMEASKSSSVCQPDCSPTVVRI; encoded by the exons ATGGAAATTGATCTGAATGATTCAGTAACTGAGattgagaagaagaagaagaagacaaaTAATGTATCTTGCAACGAGGGCTGTGACAAAAGTGTCTGTGTTTGCACtttgtcttcttcttcttcttcaccaACATGTTCAACATCTTCATGTTCCTCTTCAGCTATTGTTTCCTCTTCTTATGTTGAACTATGGCATGCTTGTGCTGGTACTCTAACTTCACTTCCAAACAAAGGGAATGTTGTTGTTTATTTCCCACAGGGTCATTTGGAACAACTTTCATCTTTCTCTCCTTTTTCTTCATTGGAGATGCCAACCTATGATCTTCATCCACAAATCTTTTGTAGGGTTGTCAATGTTCAATTACTT GCTAATAAGGAGAATGATGAGGTTTACACACAGGTTACTTTGCTTCCTCAGGCAGAG TTAGCAGGGATGTTTTTGGATGGCAAAGAGGCTGAAGGGTTGGAAGAGCATGAAGAGGGAAATGGAAAACAA CCTACAAAGTCAGCCTCTCACATGTTTTGTAAGACACTCACTGCCTCTGATACAAGCACTCATGGAGGGTTTTCGGTTCCTCGTAGAGCTGCTGAAGACTGTTTTCCTCCTTTG GATTATAACCAGCAAAGACCCTCTCAAGAGCTTGTTGCAAAAGACCTGCATGGCATGGTGTGGAAATTTCGCCATATTTACAGAG GTCAGCCAAAGAGGCATCTTCTCACTACTGGCTGGAGTATTTTTGTTAGCCAAAAGAATCTTGTTTCTGGGGATGCAGTGCTCTTTCTAAG GGGTGAAAATGGAGAGTTAAGATTGGGAATCAGAAGAGCTGCTCGACCGAGAAATGGTCTTCCTGAATCAATTGTTGGAAACAAGAGTTGTTATCCTAGTTTCCTTTCTTCTGTGGCTAATGCTATCTCTGCAAAAAGCATGTTTCATGTTTTCTACAGTCCAAG AGCAAGTAATGCTGATTTTGTTGTGCCATACCAAAAGTTCGTTAAAAGCATAAGGAATCCAGTGACCATAGGGacaagattcaaaatgaaatttGAAATGGATGAATCTCCAGAAAG GTATGGTGGTGGTATAGTGACTGGAATGAGTGATTTGGATCCCTATAAATGGCCCAAGTCAAAATGGCGATGCTTGATG GTCAGATGGGATGAAGATATTGAGACTAAACATCAAGATAGAGTCTCTCCATGGGAGATTGATCCTTCTACTTCTCTCCCTCCGTTGAACATTCAATCTTCCCGAAGGCTGAAGAAACTGCGGACGGGTCTGCAAGCTGACTCACCCGGTCACCTTATCACTG CAGACGACAGAGGGTTTATGGACTTTGACGAGTCTGTAAGATCACCCAAGGTCTTGCAAGGTCAAGAAAAAACAGGTTTTATGTCACTATATTATGGATGTGACACAATAACTAAGCAGAAAGAATTTGATATCAATTCTCTAAGCCACACTAATCAATTTGATATCAATTCACTAAGCCATACTAATCTTGTATCAACTGGAGCAAGAAAGATTACTTCTTCCGAGTTTACGAGACTCCGCCCTTCTAGTTATGCAGGCTTCACAGAAACTAACAGGTTTCCGAGGGTCTTGCAAGGTCAAGAAATATGTCCATTGAGTTCCCTGACAGGAAAGGTTGATCTAAACCTTAATGCTTGGGGTAAAACCAATGTCAGCTACACAAATTACAACTTGGATCAAACAACCAGACCTAACTTTCACTCGTTAGGACAACAAATTCTTCATAATGCCTATTTACCTTATGGTGATATACGCAAAGCTTGTCAAGGTAGCAGCATGTTGTGTTCCAGACCAACCAATTTCCAGCTAGAGAATCTCCCATTTAGTACTTCTTCAGCTCAGAAGATAGGTACCATGAGAAATGAAGTTGGACTGTCGAGTCTCACAATCCCGAATGAGAAGAATTTGCAGGACAATATTTCAGGTGCTACTTCTCTAGGGGAAAAAATGAGGATTTCAAATGATGAAAATTTCAAGGAGAAGAAGGTAAATGCTTGTAAACTATTTGGATTTTTCTTGTCCGGGGAAACCACATCGCAAAATCTACCAAACTCTGCTAAAAGAAGTTGCACAAAG GTTCACAAGCAAGGTAGCTTAGTTGGAAGAGCAATTGATCTCTCAAGATTGAGCAGCTACAATGATCTGATGAGTGAACTAGAGAGACTATTTGGCATGGAAGGTCTTCTAAGAGATCCTACTAAGGAATGGAGAGTCCTCTACACTGACAGTGAAAATGACATTATGGTTGTTGGGGATGACCCATGGCA TGAGTTCTGTGAAATGGTatcaaaaattcatatttatacacaagaagaagtggagaagatgaCAATTGGGATGATGAATGATGATAACCAAAGCTGTTTGGAACAAACACCACTGATTATGGAAGCTTCAAAATCTTCCTCGGTGTGTCAACCAGATTGTTCTCCAACAGTAGTTAGAATCTAG